CCGCGACCAGGAGCTGACGTGGACGTCGTGCTGCTCGCGTCACTCGCGGGCCTGGCCCTCCTGGACAGCACGAGCATCGGCACCCTGGTCATCCCGGTGTGGATGCTCCTCGCCCCGGGCCGGCCGCCGGTGCGCCGCCTCGTCCTCTATCTCGGTGTCCTCGCCGCCTTCTACTTCGTCGTGGGCGTCCTGATACTTTCCGTCGCCCGCGCCGGCGTCGTGGTGAGCGAGGGACTGATCGACACTCCGGTCGTGCGGATCGCGCAGCTGGCCCTGGGCGTCGGTCTGTTCGCGTGGAGCTTCCGATTCGACTCGAAGAAGCGGAGGGAGGCGGGCGAATCGGATCGCACCGCCGCATGGCGCAACCGCGCTCTGCGACCGGACCGGTCATCGGGATCGGTCGCCACCTTGGCCGTGTCCGCCGGAGTGGTGGAACTGGTCACCATGTTGCCGTACCTCGCGGCCATCGCCCTGATCGTGGCGGGCGGGTACACGGTCGTGAGTTCGTTGCCGTTGCTGGCGGGGTACTGCCTGATCATGGTGATTCCGGCCGGGATCGTTCTCGCTGCTCGCGTCGCGGGCGGAGCCCGTCTGGACGGTCCGTTGCAGCGGTTGGACGGGTTCCTGTCCCGGCACGCGGACAGCGCGATCGGATGGGTGATCGGGATCGCCGGGTTCCTGCTGGCCCGCGACGCCGCCGCGGCGCTGTTCACGGGGTGAGCGCCGGACGTCGGGTGGAGGTTGCCCGTCGGGTACGGCCGCTCAGCCGGCGAGGTCGTCCGGGCCGACGACGTCGCCACGCCACTCGGCGGGGCTGACGCCGCCACCGGACCGGGCCCAGACGAGCAGGCCCACGGCGGCGAGGACGGCGACGAGGACGGCGAGCAGGCGCGCGGGGGAGTCGGTCACACCGTCATTCTGCCGGACTGTGCGGCATCGGCCCACCCACCGGCCGTCCGCTCACCGGATATCGCGAGATTGCGGGCGCGGGCGGCGCGAGGGAGCGCAGACTGGGCAGGAACCGTGAGAGGTGGTGCCCATGGCGTCGAGCAGGAAGGCCTCGCCCGCAGTCGAACTCGAGGTGGACGGCCGGACGGTCCGGATCTCCAATCCGGACCGGATCTACTTCCCCGAGACCGGCACCACCAAGCTGGATCTGGTGAACTACTACCTGAGCGTCGGTGACGGGATCGTGCGCGCGCTGGGGGATCGTCCGTGCATGTTGCACCGCTTCCCCGACGGGCTCGCGGGCGACAAGGTGCACCAGAAACGCCTGCCTCGTGGTGCGCCGGAATGGATCCGGACCGTGCGCGTGGATTTTCCGCGCTACGGGCGGCACGCGGACGAACTGTGCGTCACGCATCTCGCGGACGTCGTGTGGGCCGTGCAGATGTCGACGGTGGAGTTCCACCCGTGGAACTCGCGCCGCGCCGACGTCGAACGTCCGGACGAGTGGCGCATCGACCTCGATCCGATGCCGGACTGCGACTTCGACTGCGTGCGCCGCGTCGCGTCGGTGGTGCACGAGGTGCTCGACGAGATCGGCGCGACCGGGTGGCCGAAGACGTCCGGCGGGCGCGGGCTGCACGTGTACGTCCGGATCGAGCCGCGGTGGGGATTCGGGGACGTCCGCCGGGCCGCCCTCGCCTTCGCTCGGGAAGTGGAGCGACGCAGCCCCCAGGACGTGACCACCACGTGGTGGCGCAAGGACCGCGATCCGGCGAAGCTGTTCGTCGACTACAACCAGAACGCTCGTGATCACACCATCGCGAGCGCGTACTCGGTGCGGGGGGTGCCGTCGGCGACCGTGTCGACCCCGGTGACGTGGGACGAGATCCACGACGTCGACCCTCGTGCCTTCACCGTCGAGACCGTGCCCGCCCGGTTCGCCGAACTCGGCGACCTGCACGCGGGCATCGACGACGCGGTGTTCGCCCTCGACCCGCTCCTGGAATGGGCGGAGCGGGACGAGGCCGCGGGCGCCGCGGACCCGGGTGGCGCCGACCACTGAACCGGCTGCTGTTCACACGACGGCAACAACGTTAACCAGTTTGTGATCGGCTGTCATTGCCGTGCAACAACATTCGCCTAGTGTCCGTCCTGGAATACGCACGCGTATACGAGCGCGAACACACGCCCCGCCGCCCGGCGACGGAGGCGACCAGGACGGAGCCGTCGATGACCCGAGCACCTTCTGCCGACCCCGAGCGGGTGCATCCCGTCGACCAGCGCCTGCCGGTGGGGCGGTTGTTCGCCTTCGGGCTCCAGCACGTGCTGATCATGTACGCGGGCAGCGTGACCGTTCCGCTCGTGTTCGGTTCCGCGGTGGGCCTCGAGCGGGACACCGTCGCCATGCTGATCTGCGCGTCACTGCTGGTCGCCGGAATCATCACGGTGATCCAGAGCCTGGGTCTCGGGAAGCTGGCGGGCGCGCGGCTTCCGATCGTCTGCGGCTCCACGTTCGTCGCGTTGACGCCGATGATCCTCATCGCGCAGCAGTACGGATTGCAGGCGGTGTACGGCTCGATGCTCGTGGGTGGGTTGGTCGGCATCGCCCTGGCCTGGCCGTTCGCCAGGATCGTGCGCTTCTTCCCGCCGCTCGTGATCGGGTCCGTCCTCACCGTCGTCGGCATCTCCCTGATCGGCGTCTCGGGTGGGCTGATCATGGGTAACGACCCGACCGCCGCGGATCACGGCGACCCGCTGCGCATCGGACTGGCCGCGGCGGTGGTGGTGGTCGCCCTGGCGTTCATGTGCCTCGGACGCGGTGTCTGGTCGCAGCTCGCGGTACTGATCGCGCTCGCCGCAGGCACCGTCGTCGCGATCCCGCTGGGCATGGTGGGTCTCGGTGGTGTGTCGTCCGCGGCGTGGGCGGGGTTTCCCACTCCGTTCCACTTCGGCGCGCCGGAGTTCCCGATCACCGCGGTGGTCGCCATGAGCATCGTGATGGCGGTGGTGCTGGCCGAGACGACGGCGAGCATGCTCGCCGTCAGCGAGATCACCGGTCGCAGGCTGTCCCGCGGCGACATCGCCAGGGGGCTGGCCGGGGACGGGCTGTCCGGCGTCCTCGGCGGCGTGTTCAACGCGTCGGTCGACACCGTCTTCAACCAGAACGTCGGCGCCGTCGCCACGACCCGCGTGTACAGCCGCTACGTGACCGCGGTGAGCGGCGGGATCCTCATTCTGTTCGGCGCGATCCCCAAGGTGGGCGCCGTGATCGCGGCCGTGCCCGGTCCGGTCGTGGGTGGCGTGGGTCTGATCCTCTTCTCCACCATCGCCGTCGTCGGGATCAACACCTTGCGGCGCGCGGGGCTCGACGACCGGATCAACGCCACCATCGCCGCCACGGCAGTCGGCATCGGCCTGCTACCGGAGCTGGCAGAGGGGCTCTTCGAGCACTTCCCGTCCACCGCGCAAATCGTGCTGGGTAGCGGGATCGCGTTGGCGGCGATGGTCTCGTTCGGCCTCAACCTGCTGTTCAATCACAGCCCGCTCGGTGAGTTCGCGCGCAGGGGTACCGACGACGAGCCGGATCGGGGTCACCTGTCGGAACCCGATTCCGGGACGAGTGTTCCGGCCGAGGACGGGTCGAGGGTGGCACGGTCACACAACTCCCGTAGCGCCGTGCGGTAGGCGCGTGAGCGCGGATAGGCGCTGTGGGTGGCGATCCGGTTGAGATAGCCGGTGTCGTCGATCTCCTCGGCGGCGCGGTCGACCGGATTGGCGCCGCCGGTGGGATAGCCCCACACGGGAAACCCGATGTAGTCGGTGCGTCGCCACAGGTTCCGCCAACGGAGCGTGCCGTCGTCGTCGGTGAGGGCGCTGCACATCGTGCCCGTGCCGGGCGTCGGTGCGGCAGTGCGAAGTCGGTGCTCGGCGCGCCAGGGATCGGTGGACAGGAGGCTCGGCGCGGTTCCGGCGGGATAGCCCACCACCGTCGGACCGATCAACTCGGGAAAGATGCGGCCGAAGTAGGCGCGGAGCTGGCTGCCGTAGGTGATGAGCGAGAGACGTTGCCGCTGAGCGTCGGTGAGGATCGGTGAGAGGATCACCGCGACGGCGAGCACGGAGCCGAGGCTGTGCGCCGACAGCACCACCGTGCGCCGTTGCGGCTCGTGCTCGTCGCCGGATTCGAGCCATTCGCGGCATCGCCAGGCGACCTCGGGAACGACCCGCTCCGCATAGCAGGGTGGGGCCAGCGGGTGGCCACCCCGGGGGAGAAAACAGATGAGGTCCCAGACCAGCCCGACCGGCCGGGTACTGCCTGCGGCGCCGCGGAACAGGGCCGTGACGCCGAGGGCGAGGCCCACCATCGCCATGAGCCAGATGCCGGCGCCGACCGGGCCGCGGACTGCCGCACCGGGGGCGAGCGAGGCGTCCGCGACGGACAACACGAGTGCGGCCGAGGCCGCTGCGCCGCCGAGCAGGGCGAGCGCGGCGACGTATCCTTCGGCGCGCTGGGCGGCGGCGGCGATCCGGCGGTGGGCCCGCAGGGCGGAGCTGTCGGAATCGCCGGGATCGGCGGCGGACGGTCGCCGCCACCTCGACGAGCGCAGGGTGGACACCCCGACCACGGCGGCCAGGAGGAGGAGCGCCGGAATGGCCGCGGCCCCGAACCAGGTGTACGGCAAGGGGATCAGCAGGTTCGCGGAGCCGTCGGCGACTTCGCCGAGGGCCCCGTCGGTGGTCCCGGACTCCGGGCTGGCCAGTGCGGTGACCGGGGCGGGCCCGTTGAGGACGTCACCGGCGACGACGACCACGCTGCTCGAGAACAGCATCGCCGTCACGGTCGCGGCCATCAGCGCGATGCCCGGGCCGGTGCCGCGCCAGGCGTGGTCTCGACACCCGCGCGTCCAGACCACGATCGCCGCACCGATCGCCGCGGACGGGATCAGCCCCCACCATCGGTGAAGGTCGAAGCCGACGGTGAGCAGTCCGGCGACGAACAGGGCACCGAGGACGGTCGGGAGGTGGCGGGTGGGACCGGACCGGCTCGCCGTCCTCCGCCACAGCAGGGCCGATACCGACAGGGCGAGCAGCCCGGCCAGCAGGATCGCGGGCATCGCCGAGACACCGACCAGATGATCGGCCACCGGTTGCCGCTCGGCCGGCTCGAAGGCCAGGATCGCGAGTTGGACGACGAAGAGCGACACCCCTGCGATCGAGACGTACCGCGCCCGGTCCAGGGCGGGGATGCGACGTCGGGATGCGGGAGTGAGATCGCTGCGCCGGACGAGGACGATCGCGCTCCACAGGAGGACGACGAGACCGAGCGAGAGCATCACCAGCGCAGGAATGTTCGCGGCCGAGCCGAAGGCCTCCGCGTGGCATCGGGGTGTGGCGAGGTCTTCCATCCGGCCGCATGCGGGATGGGGCCCGAAGGCGAAGTGCCACGCTGTTCCGACGGTGACCAGGGCTGCGGTCGCCGACACGTGGACGCCTGCCGCGGTGAGGGTGACGGCCTGGTGGCCCCAGAACCGTTGTCGTGACAACAGCGGGCGCCCCCCTCCGGAGTCCCCGGACCGTGATGTCCGATCCAGCGGGTCGGGACGTTCGTATCGGGCCCGGGTGGCGGCTCCGAGTGCCGCGAGCGCGGTCACCAGCACGATCGGAACCGAACTCGCCGCCGCGAGGCGCTGTCCCACCGTCCACGAGTCGGCGAATCCCAACGGCCCGGACACCACCGCACAACTCCGCCCGGCGCACTGGACCGCGATCAGATCCAGTGCGACCACCGACACCGAGGTCGCCAGCAGCAGGGTGAGGAGGAGCCCGGCCAGGCGGAGCGTCCCCGCATGACAGGGGTGTGGCCTCGTCCCGGTGCCCTTGTCCAGGCAGCGGGCCCAGTAGGCGACGTTGACCAGGCCGAACGGGATCAGCAACATCCACCCGACTCGTGCGAGACCGCCACCGATCCGGTTCGGGGAACCGCCGGACGCGACCGTGGTGCGGGCGAGATTTCCCCACGAGTACGCCTCGCGGCGGACATCGGGATCGGGCACCGCTCCGCGCGCCCGGGCCTGCGGAGTGTCCGCCGCGCCGGTCGGCTGCCAGAATCCGCCGAGCGCGTCGCCGGCCGCCTTCTCGACGTGTTCCCGGGGCAGGTCGAGTATCGCCTCGGGGGGAGTGTTGCCCACCCCGTGGATCCGTAGTTCCAGGACCGTGCGGGAGATCCCCGGCGTCCCGGATGTCCCCGGCGTCCCCGATGTTCCGGATGTTCCGGTAGCGCTCTCCGACATTCGACCCCCCGACGGGACTGTGCGGCCGGTGTTCCCGGCGTGGACTACACGGCCGGCCGAGTGTAGCCAGGGGGCGTCGGGTGGAGAAGTGCTGTGGCCGGTCGGCGACCGCGGGTCACCAGGCGTTCAGGGTGTGGAGGATCTGTGCGCGGGACTGCCACAGTTCGCCGGACCAGTACGGCCAGGAATGGATGCCGGACGGCGGGAAGCTGAACGTCGCCGGGATCCCGAGGGTTGCGAGCCTGATCTGGAACGCCCGGGACGAGGTCATCGACAGAAGCTCCAGGCCCATGCCCATCGCGGTGTTCCAGTACTCGATCGGGGCGCCCGGGTGGTCGTAGATGCCGGGGAAGCCGGTGCCCGCGGACACGTACAGCGACATGCCCTGTAGCTGCGGAGCGACCACGAACGGGTCGTTGCGGAGCCAGGCCGGGTTCCACGGCGGGCCCCACATGGCGTCGACGTTGTAGCGGCCCGCATCGAGCATCGCGATCCGGATCGCCTCGCGCATGCCGGGGGCGGTGGTGTTGAGGTAGCCGGAGTACGAGCCGGCGAACTTGAACTGGTCGCGGTGGTGCGCGGCCAGGGTCATCGCGGCGGTGCCACCCATCGAGACACCGGCGATTCCGGTGTTGCTGCGCTCCACTCCGTACCGGGCGAGGAAGTCCGGGAGTTCCCGGGTCAGAAAGGTCTCCCATTTGTAGGTGACCTGCTGCTGGTTGAAATTGCTGGGGTAGTACCAGTCGGTGTAGAAGCTGGACTCGCCACCCACCGGCATCACCAGCGTGATGTTGTCGTGTCGGAACTGGTCCATCGCGTTCGTGTCGAACGACCATGCGTTGCGGTCCGGGAGAGCGCGCAATCCGTCGAGCAGGTAGAGCGAGGCATTCCCGCCGCGGGCAGCCCACTGCACCTGCACCTTGACGTTCCCCATGGCCGAGGGCACCCACAGTTCCTCGTATCCGCCCGACGGCACGGTGCGGGCCGGGCCGGGTACCGGGGCGGCGCCCGCTCCGGCGGCGGCCACGGTCGCGGCGGTGAGGAGGGCGAGAGTGGCGGCGATCAGGGCGCTGAATCGGTGCCGCAGCGGGCGCCGTCTCGATGTCACAGGGGTCATGCGGTGAATCTCCTCGAGTGGGGCCGCGCCCGCCCCGGCGTTGTGCGCCAGGGCGGGCCGATCCGCGTTACTTTCAGTTGGACTAGTGACCAGATCGACGTCGCGCGCCTCTTCGTTACCCAAACGAGATGTGAGGAGGCTCTCGGGTTCGTGTGGTGGATCGCCCGTCGACGGTGTGCCAGGATCACCGCCGCAGCAGCCGGCCGTCGGGCCCGGCATATCGGTTCGATGACGCCGGGCCCGCGGGCCCCGAGGTGTCCGTAGCATTCGAGGCGTTCGGGAAAGTCGGTGACGTGCGCCGGGATTGGCGGCGTCTCGGCCGAGGAGGCGCGATGAACCCCGCCAGGCGACGACCGGCGCTGGTCTGGCTCCTCACCGCCGTCCTCACGGCCGCGGCGTGGCTCGTGCCGCTCACGGACCCACCGGCGGCGGACGCCCGGGTCACCCGGATCGACGTGTTCTCTCCGTCGATGAACCGGTGGATCGCCAATGACGTCATCACCCCCGCCACCGGAGCGCCCACGCCGACGTTCTACCTCCTCACCGGGATCGGCGGTGGCGAGGACGGCATCTCGTGGTTCAACAACAGCCACGTCCGCGACTTCTTCGCCGGAGAGAACGTCACGGTCGTGCTCCCGGTCGGCGGTGCCTTCAGCATGTACACCGACTGGATCGCCGACGATCCGGTGCTCGGGCGCAACAGCTGGCAGACGTACCTCACCCGCGAGCTACCGGCTGCGGTCGAGCAGCGCTTCCCGAGCACGGGACTCCGCGCGATCGGCGGAGTGTCCATGTCCGGCGGACCCGCACTGGATCTGGCGATCCAGGCACCCGGTTTCTACCGGGCCGCCGCCTCGTACAGCGGGTGCCCGATGACGAGTGGCCCACTCGGTGAGGCGATCGTCCGTTCCATGGTCGAGGTGGGCGGGCGGGGCAACGCCGCGAACATGTGGGGGCCGTTCGGGGCGCCGCTGTGGACCGTCCACGACCCGATGGCCAACGCGGCCAGACTGCACGGGGTCGAGGTGTTCGTGTCCGCGGCCAGCGGGTGGCCGGGCCCGATCGACAACCACGACCCGGGGTTCGTCGTGCCCCAGACCATCGGTGGCGCCGCCGTCGAGGCTCTGGCGGCGGCGTGCACCGGCCTGTTCGAACTACGCCTCCGCTCTCTCGGTGTGCCCGCGACGTTCCGCTACTACCCGGAGGGTTCGCACTCCTGGGGGCTGTTCGAGGCCGAACTCCGGGACTCGTGGCCGCTGATCGCCCGGGCGATCGGTGCCTGACGCGTTCAGAGGAGTATCGCCAGCAGCACCATCGTGAGCAGGACGATCACCGCGGCCAGGGCGATCGCGATGTCGCCGCCGAGTGACTCGGGAGCGCCGAACAGCGGCCCGCGGGATTTCTGCTGTCGGTCGGTCATGTCGGCTTCCCTTCGGCCGTGTCCGCTTCGTCCAGGTCTTCAGTCAAGGAGGTCGACCGTGATCGCGCAACGCGGGCGGCGGGTCGGAGCACCCGAGTGGTCGCTCTGCTGCGACGAGCGGTGGATGCGGGCCCGTCAGTCCCAGCGGAAGAACCGGGCCGAGAGCAGAGCTCCGACGACGACGGTCGTGACCAGGCTCGCCAGGTGGCCTGCCTCGGGTGTGTCCCCCGCCCAGGCGTCGCCGAGTGCCTGTACGGCAGCGCCGAAGGGCAGTACCTCCCCGACACGGGCCAGCGGATCGGGAAGATTGCCCGCGGGCCCGAACAGGCCGCCGACCGCGCCCATCGCGAAGAACGTGACGAGACCGATTGCGATGGAGGCATTTCCGCTCGGCGCGATGGCCGCCACCGTCATGCCGATGGCATACATCGCGGCTGCGGTCAGTGCGAAGACGCCGAGCGCGACGAACGGCGACCGGGGCAGGTTCGCGTCGAACACCGTCATGGCGACGACCACTGCCAGCCCGACCCCGATCGCGGTCTGGGCGATGCTGGTGAGGACCTGTGCGACGAGCACCATCGCCGGGTTCGCCGGTGTGACCGCCAGCCTGCGCAGCACCCCGGTCTTGCGGTAGTAGGACAGGAAGCTCGGCATGTTCACCACACCGATCGTCGCGACGACCATGACGAGCACCAGGGGCATGACGTACAGGTCGAGCACGGTCATCCCGGAGGTGCCGTCCACTTCGTCACTGCCGGCGCCCATCCCGTTCATGACGAGAATCAGGAGCGGGAGGCCGAGAGGGATGACGAGCCCGGCGGTGTCCCGGACGACCATCTTGGTCTCGGCGAGGGTGAGGGCGGCCCAGGCCTTCGGCCCCGGAGATCGCCCGGCGGGTGCGGCGGTGGTGGTCATCGGAGTGTCTCCTGTCCGTGGGGTTCGGTGGGTTCGTGTTCGGTGAGTGGCCGGCCGGTGAGTGCGAGGAAGGCGTCGTCGAGCGTGGCCCGCTGCAGACGGGTCTCGGTGGCGACGACACCGCCGTGCACGAGGGCGGTGCTGACGGTCTGCAGTAGGTCGCCGCCGCCGGTGATCTCGACCCGGTCGCCGTCCACGCGGACGCCGGTGACCTCGGGCAGCCGGTCGAGGACCCGGGTGTCGAACGCCTCCCGGGTCCGGAACGACACCTGCTGCTCGAACCCTGCCGATCCGACGAGTTCGGTGGGCGTGCCTTCGGCGGCCACGCGTCCCCGGTCGATGATCGTGACACGGTCGCAGAGCCGCTCGACCTCCTCCATGAGGTGACTGACGAGCAGCACGGCGACACCGTCGGCCCGCAACCTCTCGACGAGGCCCCAGATCTTGCGGCGGGCCTCCGGGTCGAGGCCGGTGGTCAACTCGTCGAGCAGCACGACGCGTGGGCGCCCGACGAGCGCGAGGGCGATGGAGAGCCGCTGTTGTTGCCCGCCGGAGAGCTTCTCGAACCGGGTGCCACGTTTCGCCTCGAGCCCGACCGCATCGACGAGCTCGTCCGGGTCGGCCCCGTGGGTGTAGAAGGTGCGGTAGAGGCGAACCAGTTCGTCCACCGTGAGTGCCGAGTGGAGTGCGCTCGACTGCAACTGCACGCCGAGAACCTCCCGCACCTGCCGACGGTCTCGGTGCGGATCGAGTCCGAGGATCCGGACGCTGCCCGAGTCGGGGCGGCGCAGCCCCGCGATCATTTCCACCGTCGTCGTCTTGCCCGCGCCGTTCCGGCCGAGCACACCGAGGATCTCGCCCTCCTCGACGTGCAGGTCGACGTCCTCGACGGCCGGTGTCCCTCGATAGAGCTTGCGCAGCTTCCGCGCTTCCATCGCGTGCATTGCCGTATCCCTTCCACTGCTGTTCGCGGCGGCTGCCGTTCGCGACGGCCCTGTTCTCCTGTCGACTCCGACGCTAGGGAGCGCGGCCCTCCGACGCAGGTGCCGGAAGTAACGTTCGCCCGCCATGACTTTCGGCACGGGCGGGGTGCGTCCGCCACCGAATAGACTCGACGGCGATGAGAAGACGGCAGCGATGAGAAGGCTGGGAGCGGACGAATGGTCCGGGCTGCTGGCCGTACTGGTGTGTGCCGCGGCGGGCGTGCCGGTGCTGGTCGCCGTCGCCCTGGGGGACTCGGTGACGACCGTGCCGCCGTGGCTGTGGGTCGTCGTGTTCGGCGTGTTCCTCGCGGCGATGGTGATCTGCATGGTCGAGCTGGTCCGCCCGGCCGCGGTCCCGTGGGTGTTCGGAATCCAGGTGGTCGCGGGCCCGGTGCTGGTTCTCGCCGCGCCGTCCGCCGGACTCACCCCGATCCTGCTCGTGTTCACGGCGGCGGTGAGTGCGTACCTGGTGAGCCGACCGGTGACGGTCGTTGTCGTCGTACTCAATTCGGCGGTCATCGCCTGGTCGCTGTGGTCGATCACCGATGCGCCCGGCGAGGTGCTGATGGTGACGGCGCTGTACGTGATGATCCAGTCGGCGACGGTCCTCGCCGTGGTGGCACAGGAACACGAGGTGCGGCTCCGGCGCGAACTCGCGGTGGCACACACGGAGTTACGGGCCACCAGTGCCCTGTTGGCGGACTCCTCGCGGGCCGACGAACGTCTGCGTATCGCGCGCGAACTGCACGACCTGATCGGTCATCAGCTCACCGTGCTGGCGCTCGAACTCGAGGTGGCCTCGCATCGCGCGACGCCGCCGGCTCTCGAACACGTGACACGTGCCCGCGAGGTGGCGCGCGAGTTGCTCGCCGACGTCCGGGAAACTGTGGGGGAGATGCGGAGCAGTGCACCGGATCTGCGTGAGTCGCTGGCACGGATCGTGGCCGACCTGCCCGGTCTCGACGTCGAACTCACGGTGGACGACGAGGTGTCGGTGGACGAGGAGCGCTCGGCGGCGCTGGTGCGGTGTGCGCAAGAGGTGGTCACCAACACCCTCCGGCATTCCGGGGCGACTCGACTCCGGGTCGCGGTGACGGTGGACGGAGACCGCGTGGTGCTCACGGGACACGACAACGGACAGGGCGCCACTCAGGTCACGATCGGCAACGGGTTGCGCGGTATCACCGAGCGTGCGGAAAGCCTGGGCGGACACGTGGAGTTCACCGCAGACGACGGTTTCCGAGTGGTGGCGTCGGTGCTGGCACGGTGATCTCGGTGTTGCTCGTCGACGACCAGACCCTGGTGCGGCAGGGAATTCGCAGCCTGTTGGGCCTCACCGACGATGTCGAGGTGGTGGCCGAGGCGGACGACGGGATGTCCGGTCTGGCCGCGGTCGCCGAGTATCGCCCCGACGTGGTGCTCCTCGATCTGCGGATGCCGCGGCACGACGGTATCTGGATGCTGGAAGCGTTGCGGGACAGCGACGTCGACGTGCCGGTCCTCGTCCTCACCACCTTCGACGACGACGAGCTGGTGTTGCGTGCCATCCGGTCCGGCGCCAAGGGCTATCTCCTCAAGGACGTGACGCTGGACCAACTCGTCGGCGGGGTGCGAGCGCTCGCCTCCGGTGGCACGTGGGTGCAGCCCGCGATCACGGATCGGGTGTTGCGGGCTGCCGTGGCAGGCCCGGCGGCGGACGCCGACGACGTCCGGGTCGAGTCGCTCACCGACCGGGAGACCGAGGTGCTGCGGCTTCTGGCGAGCGGATATTCGAATCGCGAGATCGCCGACGTGCTGTTCCTCGCCGAGGGGACGGTGAAGAACCACGTCTCGACCGTGCTGCTCAAGCTCGGTGCCCGTGACCGCACGAACGCGGTGCTCCGGGCGTTGCAGCAGGGCCTGCTCGGGTGAGCCGGTCAGGGAGCGGTCCACACCATGTCGCGTTGACGGACCCGGTTTCCCCGGTATCGGACACCGGGTACCGCGCGTGGCTCGCCGTGCGGGACGAAACCGCTGCTCTCGAAGAATCGCACCGCCCCCTCGTTCTCCACGAGGGTCTGTAGGTGGCAGCCGGGTACGCCCAGAGCCTCCAGCCGGTCCAGCCACCGGCGCATCAGGGCGCCACCGACGCCTCGTCCGCGGGCCTCGGGAACGAGGTCGATGTGTAGGTGCGCGGGCCAACGCGCGTCCTGGAACTCCCCGGCTGCCGGAATCCGGCGGAGCTTCGCCCACACCATGTCGGCGATACTGCGCGCGAAGAACGCGGCCGGCCGGCGCCGGAACACGAGCCGATATCGGCGGATGGCCGCTTCCATCCGTTCGCTCTCGCTCGGGAACCGGGCGCTGTCCGTGCAGCCGGCGAGGTATCCGGCGAGCTCACCGTCGACGACGGCGACGAACAGCGATTCCGGCTCGAGATCCATGTACGGGGTGAGGTAGACCGCGGCCTCGGACTCGGTGTGCCCCCACAGGGTGCCCGAGGGGGAGCCTTCTCCGGCCCGCTCGAACAGGGCGAGCAGCTCGGGCCGGTCCGTGTCGATGAAGGTGCGGACGACGACGTCGCGATCGGGTGTTCGTTCGCTCATGGGAACAGTTCATCACGGGTGCGGGGTCTCGCGTGGTAGCGATTCCCGGGCACCGGCCTCGTCCGCCGCGAGTTCCTCACTGCGCACGGTGATCCGGTGCGAGATCACCGCCATCGTGAACAATCCGATCGCCACGTAGGTGAGGGCACCGAACCCCTCGGTCGCGAAGTCCACCAGCGCGTTGAGTGCGGTGAAGATCAGAGCCGCCAGCCGCAGCAGTCGCAACGGCCACAGGGGCCCGTCGCGGCGTAGCCGGAGCATCGCCGGGAGTGCGAGTGACAGTGTCACTGCGGCGCTGACGAAGAGGATGCCGCCGGAAATACCCATCCGATCGATCTGGAGCGAGGTGTCGTCGGTATCGACGTCCAGCCCACCCGCGACGAGTTGGACGATCCCGCCGATCACCCCGAGAAGTGCGGACACGACGAGTAGCCATCCCATGACGGGCACCCAGCGCGGGCTCTTGAGGAACGAGGGAACCAGCCGGGGTACGAGCCGGCTCGCCGCGTAGAGCCTGTCGTCGCGG
This genomic interval from Rhodococcus triatomae contains the following:
- a CDS encoding GAP family protein; the encoded protein is MDVVLLASLAGLALLDSTSIGTLVIPVWMLLAPGRPPVRRLVLYLGVLAAFYFVVGVLILSVARAGVVVSEGLIDTPVVRIAQLALGVGLFAWSFRFDSKKRREAGESDRTAAWRNRALRPDRSSGSVATLAVSAGVVELVTMLPYLAAIALIVAGGYTVVSSLPLLAGYCLIMVIPAGIVLAARVAGGARLDGPLQRLDGFLSRHADSAIGWVIGIAGFLLARDAAAALFTG
- the ligD gene encoding non-homologous end-joining DNA ligase; amino-acid sequence: MASSRKASPAVELEVDGRTVRISNPDRIYFPETGTTKLDLVNYYLSVGDGIVRALGDRPCMLHRFPDGLAGDKVHQKRLPRGAPEWIRTVRVDFPRYGRHADELCVTHLADVVWAVQMSTVEFHPWNSRRADVERPDEWRIDLDPMPDCDFDCVRRVASVVHEVLDEIGATGWPKTSGGRGLHVYVRIEPRWGFGDVRRAALAFAREVERRSPQDVTTTWWRKDRDPAKLFVDYNQNARDHTIASAYSVRGVPSATVSTPVTWDEIHDVDPRAFTVETVPARFAELGDLHAGIDDAVFALDPLLEWAERDEAAGAADPGGADH
- a CDS encoding uracil-xanthine permease family protein, with translation MTRAPSADPERVHPVDQRLPVGRLFAFGLQHVLIMYAGSVTVPLVFGSAVGLERDTVAMLICASLLVAGIITVIQSLGLGKLAGARLPIVCGSTFVALTPMILIAQQYGLQAVYGSMLVGGLVGIALAWPFARIVRFFPPLVIGSVLTVVGISLIGVSGGLIMGNDPTAADHGDPLRIGLAAAVVVVALAFMCLGRGVWSQLAVLIALAAGTVVAIPLGMVGLGGVSSAAWAGFPTPFHFGAPEFPITAVVAMSIVMAVVLAETTASMLAVSEITGRRLSRGDIARGLAGDGLSGVLGGVFNASVDTVFNQNVGAVATTRVYSRYVTAVSGGILILFGAIPKVGAVIAAVPGPVVGGVGLILFSTIAVVGINTLRRAGLDDRINATIAATAVGIGLLPELAEGLFEHFPSTAQIVLGSGIALAAMVSFGLNLLFNHSPLGEFARRGTDDEPDRGHLSEPDSGTSVPAEDGSRVARSHNSRSAVR
- a CDS encoding alpha/beta hydrolase, with protein sequence MTPVTSRRRPLRHRFSALIAATLALLTAATVAAAGAGAAPVPGPARTVPSGGYEELWVPSAMGNVKVQVQWAARGGNASLYLLDGLRALPDRNAWSFDTNAMDQFRHDNITLVMPVGGESSFYTDWYYPSNFNQQQVTYKWETFLTRELPDFLARYGVERSNTGIAGVSMGGTAAMTLAAHHRDQFKFAGSYSGYLNTTAPGMREAIRIAMLDAGRYNVDAMWGPPWNPAWLRNDPFVVAPQLQGMSLYVSAGTGFPGIYDHPGAPIEYWNTAMGMGLELLSMTSSRAFQIRLATLGIPATFSFPPSGIHSWPYWSGELWQSRAQILHTLNAW
- a CDS encoding alpha/beta hydrolase, which translates into the protein MNPARRRPALVWLLTAVLTAAAWLVPLTDPPAADARVTRIDVFSPSMNRWIANDVITPATGAPTPTFYLLTGIGGGEDGISWFNNSHVRDFFAGENVTVVLPVGGAFSMYTDWIADDPVLGRNSWQTYLTRELPAAVEQRFPSTGLRAIGGVSMSGGPALDLAIQAPGFYRAAASYSGCPMTSGPLGEAIVRSMVEVGGRGNAANMWGPFGAPLWTVHDPMANAARLHGVEVFVSAASGWPGPIDNHDPGFVVPQTIGGAAVEALAAACTGLFELRLRSLGVPATFRYYPEGSHSWGLFEAELRDSWPLIARAIGA
- a CDS encoding ABC transporter permease — protein: MTTTAAPAGRSPGPKAWAALTLAETKMVVRDTAGLVIPLGLPLLILVMNGMGAGSDEVDGTSGMTVLDLYVMPLVLVMVVATIGVVNMPSFLSYYRKTGVLRRLAVTPANPAMVLVAQVLTSIAQTAIGVGLAVVVAMTVFDANLPRSPFVALGVFALTAAAMYAIGMTVAAIAPSGNASIAIGLVTFFAMGAVGGLFGPAGNLPDPLARVGEVLPFGAAVQALGDAWAGDTPEAGHLASLVTTVVVGALLSARFFRWD